In Acidobacteriota bacterium, a genomic segment contains:
- a CDS encoding response regulator, producing the protein MSSIKVLLVDDVRLFIEFERPFFERAGCSILTATAGDEALRIVNEEKPHIVLLDYEMPGMNGDAVCRRIKENEATKHIPVLIVTANRSREVQERCLKAGCTDFVTKPVSGRELLDKVVKILQIPYRVHLRTRVSMDVSLGLGADSVSLSGYSEDISEGGIYVETLDPVETGASVRVTFSLPGEKTPIVVDSQVVRVARLKDSGRYGVGLRFVAPEAGLVDRVRRFVIQEVGR; encoded by the coding sequence ATGTCCTCCATCAAGGTCCTGCTCGTCGACGACGTGCGACTGTTCATCGAGTTCGAGCGTCCGTTCTTCGAGCGGGCGGGATGCTCGATCCTCACCGCAACGGCCGGTGACGAGGCGCTCCGGATCGTCAACGAAGAGAAGCCGCACATCGTCCTCCTCGACTACGAGATGCCGGGCATGAACGGCGACGCCGTCTGCCGGCGCATCAAGGAGAACGAGGCGACGAAGCACATCCCGGTGCTGATCGTCACCGCCAACCGCAGCCGGGAGGTCCAGGAGCGCTGCCTGAAGGCGGGGTGCACCGATTTCGTGACGAAGCCGGTGAGCGGCCGCGAGCTCCTCGACAAGGTCGTCAAGATCCTCCAGATCCCGTACCGGGTGCATCTGCGCACGCGCGTCAGCATGGACGTCTCCCTCGGGCTCGGCGCCGATTCCGTCTCCCTCTCCGGATACTCGGAGGACATCAGCGAGGGGGGGATCTACGTCGAGACGCTCGACCCGGTCGAGACCGGCGCGTCGGTGCGCGTCACCTTCAGCCTGCCGGGCGAGAAGACCCCGATCGTCGTCGACTCGCAAGTCGTGCGCGTCGCGCGCCTCAAGGACAGCGGCCGGTACGGCGTCGGATTGAGGTTCGTCGCGCCGGAGGCCGGGCTCGTCGATCGGGTCAGGCGATTCGTGATTCAGGAGGTCGGGCGATGA